A stretch of the Vigna radiata var. radiata cultivar VC1973A chromosome 7, Vradiata_ver6, whole genome shotgun sequence genome encodes the following:
- the LOC106767119 gene encoding single-stranded DNA-binding protein WHY1, chloroplastic, protein MSNLQFQLHSQPSTLSSLSSLSSSSLKLLANHSFSPKSLPHNPPKPFSLRCRHSDLFDQNTLASSQRPTRPTASVGALPPRVYVGYSIYKGKAALTLTPRPPEFVPLDSGAYKISKEGYVLLQFAPAVGTRQYDWNRKQVFSLSVGEMGSVISLGTRESCEFFHDPFKGKSDEGKVRKILKLEPLPDGSGHFFNLSVQNKLVNVDENIYIPITKAELAVLSSTFNFIMPYLLGWHTFANSIKPEDTSGVNNANPRYGGDYEWNR, encoded by the exons ATGTCCAACTTGCAGTTTCAACTGCACTCTCAGCCATCAACCTTGTCATCTTTGTCTTCATTATCGTCTTCTTCTCTTAAGTTATTAGCAAACCACTCTTTCTCCCCAAAGTCTCTTCCTCATAACCCTCCTAAACCCTTCTCCCTCAGATGTCGCCACTCTGACCTCTTCGACCAGAACACCTTAGCTTCCTCACAACGACCCACAAGACCCACTGCTTCAG TTGGAGCTTTGCCGCCTAGGGTTTATGTTGGTTACTCCATTTACAAAGGGAAGGCTGCGCTTACTTTGACTCCTAGGCCACCGGAATTCGTGCCGCTCGAT TCAGGGGCATATAAAATATCCAAGGAAGGTTATGTGCTGCTTCAGTTTGCACCTGCGGTTGGTACGCGCCAATATGATTGGAATAGGAAGCAG GTGTTTTCCTTATCGGTGGGTGAAATGGGAAGTGTAATAAGCCTTGGTACAAGGGAGTCCTGTGAATTTTTTCATGATCCTTTTAAGGGCAAAAG CGATGAAGGTAAAGTCAGAAAAATTTTGAAGTTGGAGCCTCTTCCAGATGGTTCTGGGCACTTCTTTAACCTAA GTGTTCAAAACAAGCTTGTAAACGTGGATGAAAACATCTATATCCCTATTACAAAAGCAGAGTTAGCAGTTTTGAGCTCAACTTTCAAT tttATCATGCCATACCTTCTTGGTTGGCATACCTTTGCAAACTCCATAAAGCCAGAGGACACTAGTGGAGTGAATAATGCCAACCCAAGATATGGAGGTGACTATGAATGGAACAGATAG